From Pan troglodytes isolate AG18354 chromosome 9, NHGRI_mPanTro3-v2.0_pri, whole genome shotgun sequence, the proteins below share one genomic window:
- the OR93CH gene encoding olfactory receptor OR93Ch (The RefSeq protein has 1 substitution compared to this genomic sequence): MANENYTKVTEFIFTGLNYNPQLQVFLFLLFLTTFYVINVTGNLGMIVLIRIDSRLHTPMYFFLSHLSFVDICFSSVVSPKMLTDFFVKRKAISFLGCALQQWFFGFFVAAECFLLASMAYDRYVAICNPLLYSVAMSQRLCIQLVVGPYVIGLMNTMTHTTNAFRLPFCGPNVINHFFCDMSPLLSLVCADTRLNKLAVFIVAGAAGVFSGLTILISYIYILMAILRIRSADGRCKTFSTCSSHLTAVFILYGTLFFIYVRPSASFSLDLNKLVSVFYTAVIPMLNPLIYSLRNKEVKDAIHRTVTQRKFCKA; encoded by the coding sequence ATGGCTAATGAAAACTACACAAAGGTCACCGAATTCATTTTCACAGGCTTGAATTACAATCCTCAGTTGCAGGTCTTCCTCTTCCTACTCTTTCTGACAACTTTCTATGTCATCAATGTAACTGGAAACTTGGGAATGATTGTCCTTATCCGAATCGATTCCCGCCTTCACACACCCATGTACTTTTTCCTCAGCCACCTGTCCTTTGTGGACATCTGCTTCTCCTCAGTTGTGAGCCCCAAGATGCTCACTGACTTCTTTGTGAAGAGGAAAGCCATTTCTTTCCTTGGCTGTGCTTTGCAGCAGTGGTTCTTTGGGTTCTTTGTGGCAGCAGAGTGTTTCCTCTTGGCGTCCATGGCCTATGACCGCTATGTGGCCATCTGTAACCCATTGTTATACTCAGTTGCTATGTCCCAGAGGCTCTGCATCCAGCTAGTGGTGGGTCCCTATGTCATTGGACTCATGAATACCATGACTCACACAACAAATGCATTTCGTCTCCCTTTTTGTGGCCCTAATGTCATCAATCATTTCTTCTGTGATATGTCCCCCTTACTTTCCCTTGTATGTGCTGATACCAGGCTCAATAAGTTGGCAGTTTTCATCGTGGCTGGAGCTGTGGGAGTCTTCAGTGGTCTGACTATCCTGATTTCCTACATTTACATCCTCATGGCCATCCTGAGGATCCGCTCTGCTGATGGGAGGTGCAAAACCTTTTCTACTTGCTCTTCTCACCTGACAGCTGTTTTCATCTTGTATGGTAcccttttctttatttatgtACGTCCTAGTGCAAGCTTCTCCCTGGATCTCAATAAATTAGTGTCTGTGTTTTACACAGCAGTGATTCCTATGTTGAACCCACTTATCTACAGCTTGAGAAACAAGGAAGTCAAAGATGCCATCCACAGGACTGTCACTCAGAGGAAGTTTTGCAAGGCCTAA